From one Amaranthus tricolor cultivar Red isolate AtriRed21 chromosome 17, ASM2621246v1, whole genome shotgun sequence genomic stretch:
- the LOC130804443 gene encoding uncharacterized protein LOC130804443, translating into MRKDICSEILFEDTCSEAMESSIMSSSGASGSDSCNVSGDATNEEGDFCYYPLWKYVVKGEKMSGGGGNYTWQCNFCKQIKSGSYTRVRAHLMGLAKGGINQCPNVTNEDKMQMRNLERQVEQYKESRQPKRPPLPSHSLSSETSLSPTSYAKKRKSDNPITKAFDIQARNNLDAEIVRMFFTGGLPFNLCRNPYYVSSYNYAATNNIPGYKPPGYNKMRTTLLEREKENVERLLEPTKATWREKGVSIVSDGWSDPQRRPLINLMVACEVGPLFLKAVDCSGEVKDKDFIASLLNDAIEEVGDDKFVVQILTDNASNCKAAGELIEGRYPHIFWTACIVHTLNLALKNICNAKNVSNNEEVYDECHWITEVHGDALFIKNYIMNHSMRLAIFNKFSPLKLLSVGDTRFASVVVMLKRMKLLKPTLQSMVVSEAWSTYRDDHRGQATLVREKILNDDWWDNVDYILDFTRPIYEMIRACDTDKASLHLVYEKWDSMISKVKEIIYNHEHKQRHEYSSFFSVVETILLSRWKKSNTPLHCLAHSLNPRYYSDVWLKEVPGRVAPHVDNEISTQRFNCFRRLFQNLEDRRKVNMEYAIFSARDGGVFTEPECLNDMYMMAPKHWWATYGSQVPMLQALAFKLLGQPSSSSCCERNWSTYKFIHSCTRNKLAPKRAQDLVYIHNNLRLLSRRGEAYNKGRTRLWDVGGDDFGNLEDSICLGMADLSLDEPELETTFVAEDDDGCHMDDM; encoded by the exons aGTTCAATCATGTCTAGTAGCGGGGCTAGTGGCTCTGATTCGTGCAATGTAAGtggtgatgctacaaatgaagaGGGTGATTTCTGTTATTATCCTTTGTGGAAATATGTTGTGAAAGGGGAAAAAATGAGTGGAGGTGGGGGTAATTATACTTGGCAATGCAACTTTTGCAAACAAATAAAGAGTGGTTCATATACTAGAGTTAGAGCACATTTGATGGGACTTGCAAAAGGTGGAATTAATCAATGTCCTAATGTAACAAATGAGGATAAAATGCAAATGAGAAACTTAGAAAGACAAGTTGAGCAATATAAAGAATCTAGACAACCAAAAAGACCACCACTTCCTAGTCATTCTTTGTCTTCCGAAACTTCTCTTTCACCAACTTCATATGCCAAGAAAAGAAAATCTGACAACCCAATCACCAAAGCTTTTGATATACAAGCTCGAAACAACTTAGATGCTGAGATAGTAAGGATGTTTTTTACTGGGGGATTGCCTTTTAACCTTTGTCGAAACCCTTACTATGTTAGTTCATACAACTATGCTGCCACAAATAATATTCCTGGTTACAAGCCTCCTGGTTACAATAAAATGAGAACCACTTTgttagagagagagaaagaaaatgttGAAAGGCTTTTGGAACCCACAAAGGCTACTTGGAGGGAAAAAGGAGTAAGTATAGTGAGTGATGGGTGGAGTGATCCACAAAGGAGACCTTTAATTAATCTCATGGTAGCTTGTGAAGTTGGTCCTCTATTCTTAAAGGCCGTTGATTGCTCAGGAGAGGTAAAGGATAAAGACTTTATTGCTAGTTTGTTGAATGATGCCATTGAAGAAGTTGGAGATGACAAATTTGTTGTACAAATTCTGACTGATAATGCAAGCAATTGCAAGGCCGCTGGAGAACTTATAGAGGGTAGATATCCACATATATTTTGGACAGCATGCATTGTTCACACTCTTAACCTTGCTCTTAAAAACATTTGTAATGCTAAAAATGTTTCAAACAATGAGGAGGTTTATGATGAGTGTCATTGGATAACTGAAGTTCATGGAGATGCTTTATTTATCAAAAACTACATAATGAACCATTCAATGAGGTTAGCTATATTTAATAAGTTCTCTCCATTAAAGCTTCTTTCTGTCGGTGATACTCGCTTCGCTTCGGTAGTTGTCATGCTAAAGAGGATGAAACTTCTTAAACCAACTCTTCAATCCATGGTTGTTAGTGAGGCTTGGTCCACATATCGTGATGATCATCGTGGACAAGCTACACTTGTGAGGGAAAAGATTTTAAATGACGATTGGTGGGACAACGTTGATTACATCCTTGATTTTACTCGTCCCATTTATGAAATGATAAGAGCATGTGATACCGACAAAGCATCCCTTCATCTAGTATATGAAAAATGGGATTCAATGATTTCAAAGGTGAAGGAGATCATATATAACCATGAGCATAAACAAAGGCATGAGTATTCTTCTTTCTTTAGTGTGGTCGAAACAATACTTCTTAGCCGTTGGAAGAAAAGCAACACTCCACTTCATTGTTTGGCACATTCTTTGAATCCAAG GTATTATAGTGACGTGTGGCTTAAAGAGGTCCCCGGTAGAGTTGCTCCACATGTTGACAATGAAATTTCCACACAAAGATTTAATTGCTTCAGAAGATTGTTTCAAAACTTGGAAGATAGAAGAAAGGTTAATATGGAGTATGCTATTTTCTCGGCAAGAGATGGTGGTGTATTTACCGAACCGGAGTGCTTGAATGATATGTACATGATGGCTCCAAAGCATTGGTGGGCAACTTATGGCTCACAAGTTCCGATGCTTCAAGCATTAGCATTCAAGTTGTTAGGACAACCATCATCTTCCTCTTGTTGTGAGAGGAATTGGAGCACATataaattcattcattcatgtaCTAGAAACAAACTTGCACCAAAACGTGCTCAAGATTTGGTgtacattcataacaatcttcgTTTGCTTTCAAGGAGAGGTGAGGCTTATAACAAGGGAAGAACAAGGTTGTGGGATGTTGGAGGAGATGACTTTGGAAATCTAGAAGATTCTATTTGCCTTGGCATGGCGGATCTTTCTCTTGATGAGCCCGAGTTGGAAACTACTTTTGTAgcggaggatgatgatggatgtcatatggatgatATGTGA